One Salvia splendens isolate huo1 chromosome 22, SspV2, whole genome shotgun sequence DNA segment encodes these proteins:
- the LOC121786335 gene encoding EEF1A lysine methyltransferase 1-like, with protein sequence MTSTDGNLVKEPKASLNDTVVVNSVSADEEDDIPMLSSLTLEALKEFLAEQNQAAAAAEEAVDADGEEVSLVTENWNLSQFWYNRQTAETIAAEVAALSETLISPRVVCIACPTLYAYLKKIVPGIPAQLLEFDKRFEQYGDDFTFYDYNQPEDLPSSLKHSFPIVVADPPYLSKECLEKIAETVKFLSKPGESYLLLLTGEVQTMLAAELLGLRPCGFQPEHSSKLGNEFRLFTSYDPGVRLGGWQHDI encoded by the exons ATGACGTCTACCGACGGAAACCTCGTTAAAGAACCCAAAGCTTCCTTAAACGACACCGTAGTTGTTAATAGCGTTAGCGCAGATGAAGAAGACGATATTCCGATGTTGAGCTCTCTCACTCTGGAAGCGCTCAAGGAGTTCCTTGCAGAACAGAACCaggctgccgccgccgccgaagAAGCTGTAGACGCAGACGGGGAGGAGGTGTCGCTGGTAACGGAGAATTGGAATCTCAGTCAGTTCTGGTACAACCGCCAAACTGCCGAAACCATCGCCGCCGAGGTCGCCGCTCTCTCTGAAACGCTCATTTCCCCTCGCGTCGTCTGCATTGCTTGTCCTACTCTTTACGCCTATCTCAAG AAAATTGTTCCGGGAATACCAGCGCAGCTTCTTGAGTTCGACAAAAGGTTCGAGCAATACGGGGATGACTTCACTTTCTATGACTATAACCAACCGGAGGATCTTCCGTCGTCGTTGAAGCACTCGTTTCCAATTGTAGTAGCAGATCCTCCTTACCTG AGCAAGGAGTGCTTGGAGAAAATTGCGGAAACTGTTAAGTTTCTATCTAAACCAGGAGAAAGTTACCTACTATTACTTACAG GTGAGGTGCAAACAATGTTGGCTGCCGAGCTCTTAGGATTGCGTCCATGTGGTTTTCAACCTGAGCACTCCAGCAAACTTGGTAATGAGTTTAGGCTTTTCACCAGCTATGATCCCGGAGTAAGGCTCGGTGGATGGCAACACGATATATAG
- the LOC121786334 gene encoding uncharacterized protein LOC121786334, translated as MASEGHTDPGLDSADLAHTTQIAKKAKNVDAADVTRVDIGYGSLASSSEDPIKELVIQASATEEERVGEYGSNINNDYDINSERASDDAKASLLVDDYDINPQARRQNLILKKLLRAPRYFDCPESTRLANELSEDDDNGTANKGHKSCYICGDIDHSGNNCKKANVCIVCSGKGHLMKDCPNKNSELDSTPTPCLRCGNTGHDMFSCTQNYDPEDLKAIECYICKQPGHLYCVDNKEEWPNKASCYRCGQPGHFGPECTKSNILPFDFQLFCHKCKERGHSSTQCPPKQRLGRKARSAKKIERTRLFFARKNKRKKSEQAPAPLPAGAAPYSGSTAHVQP; from the exons ATGGCATCTGAAGGACACACC GATCCCGGTTTGGATAGTGCCGACTTAGCTCATACCACTCAAATTGCAAAGAAGGCTAAAAATGTTGATGCTGCTGATGTGACGCGAGTGGATATTGGGTATGGTTCACTGGCATCATCTTCAGAAGACCCCATCAAAGAGCTTGTGATCCAGGCTTCGGCAACAGAAGAAGAAAGGGTTGGAGAGTATGGCAGCAAT ATTAATAATGACTATGATATCAATTCAGAAAGAGCAAGTGATGATGCAAAGGCGAGCTTACTGGTGGATGACTATGATATCAATCCACAGGCTAGAAGGCAAAATCTGATACTAAAAAAGCTTCTT CGAGCTCCCAGGTATTTCGACTGCCCAGAATCTACTAGGCTAGCTAACGAACTCAGTGAAGATGATGACAATGGCACAGCGAACAAAGGGCACAAATCATGCTATATTTGTGGTGACATCGACCATTCAGGAAATAACTGCAAAAAG GCCAATGTGTGCATCGTTTGCTCTGGAAAGGGCCATCTGATGAAAGATTGCCCAAATAAAAACAGTGAACTGGATAGCACCCCAACTCCATGTTTAAGATGTGGAAATACAGGCCACGACATGTTTTCGTGTACCCAAAACTATGACCCTGAAGATCTCAAG GCTATCGAGTGTTATATTTGCAAGCAGCCTGGTCATCTCTACTGTGTTGATAACAAAGAGGAGTGGCCAAATAAAGCTTCATGCTACCGTTGTGGGCAGCCTGGCCATTTTGGTCCG GAATGCACGAAATCGAATATACTTCCCTTTGATTTCCAGCTATTTTGCCACAAATGCAAAGAGAGGGGTCATTCCTCAACGCAGTGCCCCCCAAAACAGCGCCTCGGGAGAAAG GCAAGGTCCGCAAAGAAAATTGAAAGGACGAGGTTATTTTTTGCTcgcaaaaacaaaagaaaaaaatccgAGCAAGCACCAGCTCCATTGCCGGCAGGTGCAGCCCCGTATTCTGGCAGTACAGCACATGTCCAGCCATAA
- the LOC121785909 gene encoding syntaxin-132-like yields MNDLLSSDSFASRDQGNRNGDIEMGMERQTNDQGLDDFFKQVQEIEKQYEKLNALLRKLQDAHEESKAITKAAAMKAIKKRMEKDVDDVGKIARTIKLRIEELDKENLANRQKPGCGKGSGVDRSRTATTVAMKKRFKDKMSEFQTLRENIHQEYREVVERRVFTVTGTRADEETIDQLIETGDSEQIFQHAIREQGRGQIMDTLAEIQERHDAVRDLEKKLLDLQQIFLDMAVLVDAQGDMLDNIESQVSSAVDHVQSGNTALQRAKSLQKNSRKWMCIAIMILLIIVVIVVVGVLKPWQNKNGA; encoded by the exons ATGAATGATCTTTTGTCGTCG GATTCATTTGCGTCACGGGACCAAGGAAATAGAAATGGTGATATAGAAATGGGAATGGAGAGACAAACGAACGACCAGGGCTTGGATGATTTCTTTAAGCAG GTTCAGGAGATTGAGAAACAATATGAAAAGCTCAATGCCCTACTGAGAAAGCTTCAG GATGCTCATGAGGAATCAAAGGCTATTACCAAGGCTGCTGCAATGAAAG CAATCAAGAAGCGAATGGAGAAGGATGTTGATGATGTAGGAAAAATTGCCCgcacaattaaattaagaatTGAGGAACTTGACAAAGAG AATTTAGCCAATAGACAAAAGCCTGGATGCGGAAAAGGATCAGGCGTAGACAGATCAAGAACAGCTACAACAGT AGCTATGAAGAAGAGGTTTAAAGATAAAATGTCTGAGTTTCAG ACCTTAAGAGAGAATATACATCAAGAGTACCGTGAAGTAGTTGAGCGGCGTGTATTCACAG TTACTGGCACCCGGGCTGATGAAGAG ACAATTGATCAATTGATAGAGACCGGAGACAGCGAGCAGATTTTTCAGCATGCAATCCGAGAACAAGGCCGAGGCCAG ATAATGGATACACTTGCTGAAATTCAAGAGCGCCATGATGCCGTTAGAGACTTAGAGAAGAAGCTTCTAGATTTGCAACAG ATATTCCTGGACATGGCGGTTCTGGTGGATGCTCAAGGCGACATGCTCGATAACATAGAGTCACAG GTTTCATCAGCAGTAGACCACGTGCAGTCGGGTAATACTGCCCTGCAGAGAGCGAAGAGTTTGCAGAAGAACTCAAGGAAATGGATGTGTATTGCAATCATGATCCTTCTCATTATCGTAGTGATCGTCGTAGTAGGTGTGCTTAAGCCATGGCAGAACAAGAACGGTGCttag